A single Spirochaetales bacterium DNA region contains:
- the argC gene encoding N-acetyl-gamma-glutamyl-phosphate reductase — MITVGIFGGSGYMGGEAVRVLLEHPEAEIAWITSRGEKPVEYFHRNLAGKGLRFIKPDETTQCDVVFAALPSGHIMIMAERLLGEGTKIIDLGADFRLKNRSDWERKYGKKHACWYLVEEAVYGITELHKEEIRNARLIANPGCYASASILALAPLVKHGVIDTRRIVVDGLSGTTGFGAEPDVPSHHPEIANNIVPYNVVDHRHTYEIEQELQHLSADPVTIHFTSSYVPITRGILSICHCFPKTSVSRKALIGMYEAFYNEEPFVTILDLPKEENAAWQYLPYPWVAAVSGSNYCHIGLDIDEKRGRIVVFSVLDSIGKGGAQVGVQNMNIMFGLPEETGLRRAGLHPY, encoded by the coding sequence ATGATAACGGTCGGTATATTCGGCGGATCGGGCTATATGGGCGGGGAAGCGGTCCGCGTCCTCCTCGAACACCCCGAAGCGGAAATCGCCTGGATCACCAGCAGGGGTGAGAAGCCGGTCGAATATTTTCACCGGAATCTGGCAGGCAAAGGGCTGCGGTTTATCAAACCGGATGAGACCACACAATGTGATGTCGTCTTTGCCGCATTGCCTTCCGGCCATATCATGATAATGGCTGAAAGATTACTCGGTGAGGGAACGAAAATCATCGACCTCGGCGCCGATTTCCGTTTGAAAAACAGATCCGACTGGGAAAGGAAATACGGCAAAAAACACGCCTGCTGGTATCTGGTCGAAGAAGCGGTGTACGGTATCACGGAACTGCATAAGGAAGAAATTCGGAATGCACGCCTCATCGCCAATCCGGGATGCTATGCTTCGGCGTCAATCCTCGCGCTGGCCCCCCTGGTGAAGCACGGGGTGATCGATACCCGGCGTATCGTTGTCGACGGATTGTCGGGGACGACCGGTTTTGGCGCGGAACCGGACGTTCCCTCCCACCATCCCGAAATCGCGAACAACATCGTTCCCTATAATGTCGTCGACCACCGGCACACCTACGAAATCGAACAGGAACTGCAACACCTCTCCGCAGACCCCGTTACCATACACTTCACCTCATCATATGTCCCGATTACACGGGGGATCCTCTCGATCTGTCACTGTTTTCCAAAAACATCCGTTTCCCGCAAAGCATTAATCGGGATGTATGAAGCCTTTTATAACGAAGAGCCCTTTGTCACCATCCTCGATCTGCCAAAAGAAGAAAATGCGGCATGGCAATACCTGCCCTATCCATGGGTGGCCGCGGTTTCCGGATCGAATTACTGCCACATTGGTCTCGATATCGACGAAAAGCGGGGAAGGATCGTGGTCTTCAGCGTCCTGGACAGTATCGGTAAAGGCGGCGCCCAGGTCGGGGTCCAGAACATGAACATCATGTTCGGTTTGCCCGAGGAAACAGGGCTGAGGAGAGCAGGACTGCATCCATATTGA
- the ychF gene encoding redox-regulated ATPase YchF → MRIGLIGLEKSGKTTIYNALTKREMNTDLFGGQQDEPNIAVIDVLDPRIEVLSMMYEPKKTVYATIEVIDFAGVTSGSGKTGLFTPVAMNMIKQSDALALVVRNFRDEAVTGAFGPPSPLDDIGTVMTELVLSDLVIAERRLERIESEYKKGKKTPELQSEEKTVRKVYEALITGSSVRNISLTAEELKRLSGFQFLSIKPILVILNSDEDNYGKNSSLLASIHETYEAVEFAGKFEMELGHLDAGEAGAFMEDIGITESARARLTTAAFDILGCISFFTVGKDEVRAWTIHKSDNAAAAAGAIHSDLARGFIRAECFTFDDITSCGSEKGVKEKGLLRLEGKNYLVQDGDILSIRYSV, encoded by the coding sequence ATGCGAATAGGACTCATCGGTCTTGAAAAAAGCGGGAAGACGACTATCTACAATGCCCTTACAAAACGGGAGATGAATACCGATCTCTTTGGAGGGCAACAGGATGAACCGAACATCGCGGTCATCGATGTACTCGATCCCCGTATCGAGGTTCTCTCTATGATGTACGAACCGAAAAAAACCGTGTATGCGACCATCGAGGTCATTGACTTTGCAGGCGTCACATCAGGAAGCGGGAAAACCGGGCTGTTTACGCCCGTTGCGATGAACATGATCAAACAGAGTGACGCACTCGCCCTTGTTGTCCGGAACTTCCGGGACGAGGCGGTCACCGGCGCTTTCGGCCCCCCATCCCCGCTTGACGATATCGGGACGGTCATGACCGAACTCGTTCTCTCCGACCTCGTTATCGCCGAGCGGCGGCTCGAACGTATCGAATCGGAATATAAAAAGGGAAAGAAAACCCCGGAACTCCAGTCGGAGGAAAAAACGGTGCGGAAGGTATACGAGGCACTCATTACGGGCTCATCCGTCCGGAACATCTCCCTCACAGCGGAGGAGCTGAAACGCCTGAGCGGTTTTCAATTCCTCTCGATCAAGCCGATCCTGGTCATTCTCAATTCGGACGAAGACAATTACGGAAAAAACTCATCCCTGCTCGCCTCGATACATGAGACCTATGAAGCCGTCGAGTTTGCCGGAAAGTTCGAGATGGAACTCGGCCACCTCGATGCCGGTGAAGCCGGGGCTTTCATGGAAGATATCGGCATCACAGAATCCGCCCGTGCGCGCCTCACCACCGCCGCCTTCGACATTCTGGGCTGCATCAGTTTCTTTACCGTGGGAAAGGACGAGGTGAGGGCGTGGACAATACACAAAAGCGACAACGCGGCAGCGGCCGCGGGGGCCATTCATTCCGACCTTGCCAGGGGATTCATCCGCGCCGAATGCTTTACCTTCGACGATATCACCTCGTGCGGTTCGGAAAAGGGGGTGAAGGAAAAGGGGCTACTCCGGCTCGAAGGGAAAAACTATCTGGTACAGGACGGTGACATCCTGAGTATCCGCTACAGTGTGTAG